A genomic stretch from Theobroma cacao cultivar B97-61/B2 chromosome 4, Criollo_cocoa_genome_V2, whole genome shotgun sequence includes:
- the LOC18602046 gene encoding uncharacterized protein LOC18602046 → MAILLSIQSTFHLQSTPKMTFQPFAILNKTQKMRVPYELKQGQARIFHQLPSGLNMEVIVQKSVKEKDPDETKSPPLVFVHGSYHAAWCWAECWLPFFSASGFDCYAPSLLAQGESDAPSGTVSGSLQTHAGDVADFIQRNLSSPPVLLGHSFGGLIIQYYIANMRNEQSFEMDTLYPKLTGAVLVCSVPPSGNSGLVWRYLFTKPIAAFKVTRSLAAKAFQTSVSLCRETFFSSKMEDNLVLRYQELMKESSRMPLFDLRKLNASLPVPKMTKSSTEVLVLGAKDDFIVDPEGLRETGRFYDVSPICIEGVAHDIMLDCSWEKGANVILSWLNGLSR, encoded by the exons ATGGCCATTCTTCTGTCAATCCAATCCACCTTCCATCTCCAATCTACTCCTAAAATGACCTTCCAGCCCTTTGCTATCCTAAACAAAACGCAGAAAATGAGAGTTCCATATGAGCTGAAACAAGGGCAGGCACGTATTTTCCATCAGCTTCCTTCTGGTCTGAACATGGAGGTTATTGTGCAGAAGAGTGTGAAAGAAAAAGACCCAGATGAGACAAAGAGCCCACCTTTGGTTTTTGTTCATGGAAGTTACCATGCAGCTTGGTGTTGGGCTGAATGTTGGTTACCTTTCTTCTCTGCTTCTGGCTTTGATTGCTATGCTCCTAGTTTGCTTGCTCAG GGTGAAAGTGATGCACCTTCTGGTACTGTTTCCGGTTCTCTTCAG ACACATGCAGGTGATGTTGCTGACTTCATCCAAAGGAACCTCAGCTCGCCACCAGTCTTACTTGGGCACTCATTTGGAGGGCTTATCATCCAGTATTATATTGCAAATATGAGAAATGAACAATCTTTTG AAATGGACACTTTGTACCCCAAACTCACAGGTGCTGTTTTAGTCTGCTCTGTTCCCCCCTCTGGTAATAG TGGCTTAGTGTGGCGGTATCTCTTTACCAAACCCATTGCTGCTTTTAAG GTGACTCGTAGCCTAGCTGCTAAAGCTTTTCAAACTTCGGTATCTCTTTGTAGAGAGacctttttctcttctaaaATGGAAGATAATCTGGTGCTACG TTACCAGGAGCTAATGAAAGAAAGCTCAAGGATGCCGTTGTTTGATCTTAGGAAGCTGAATGCATCTCTTCCAGTGCCGAAAATGACCAAATCTTCCACTGAAGTTCTTGTTCTGGGTGCAAAAGATGACTTCATAGTG GACCCTGAAGGACTGAGGGAAACAGGCAGGTTCTATGATGTGTCACCAATTTGTATTGAAGGAGTTGCCCATGACATAATGTTGGACTGTTCATGGGAAAAAGGTGCTAATGTGATACTATCATGGTTAAATGGTTTGAGCAGATAG
- the LOC18602047 gene encoding 60S acidic ribosomal protein P2, translated as MKVIAAYLLAVLGGNTNPCADDLKHILDSVEAGDAKIELLLSQVNGKDLAELIAPGRQKLAAMPCSGEAAAAAAAVGGHAAASAASPSAAAEDKEQKIEEESDEDMCFSLFD; from the exons ATGAAGGTGATAGCAGCATACTTGTTGGCCGTGTTGGGAGGAAATACCAACCCTTGTGCTGATGATTTGAAGCACATTCTTGATTCTG TTGAAGCTGGTGATGCCAAGATTGAGTTGCTTTTGTCCCAAGTCAATGGAAAGGATTTGGCAGAGCTTATTGCTCCTGGAAGACAGAAACTGGCAGCTATGCCTTGTTCTGGAGAAGCTGccgctgctgctgctgctgttgGAGGCCATGCTGCAGCCTCTGCTGCTTCTCCCTCTGCTGCTGCTGAGGACAAGGagcagaaaattgaagaagaatCAGACGAAGACATGTGCTTCAGTCTGTTTGATTGA
- the LOC18602048 gene encoding transcription factor bHLH75, with protein sequence MSEMDISMEMTKQSSELNSTLLENFSIADFSLETLLAHQLPEYSASCTHDNLSTTVLAGSLTAIPTARTVTVDEDVFIESKKRKAMEQSTSNYQSISPAVSTTEIGGNTSTRKRNRLGKGKKGKSNEKQPEKAEEVIHVRARRGQATDSHSLAERVRREKINEKMRCLQDLVPGCHKVKLSQTMGMAVMLDEIINYVHSLQNQVEFLSMELAAASSAYDLNLETECIKKAQGTNSHAAQQMEKWARDRYGEQNCFHSTWPL encoded by the exons ATGTCAGAAATGGATATCAGCATGGAAATGACAAAGCAGTCTTCCGAGCTGAATTCAACTCTACTGGAGAATTTCAGCATTGCAGACTTCTCACTAGAAACCTTATTGGCCCACCAACTACCTGAATACTCAGCAAGCTGTACTCATGACAACCTTTCCACTACTGTGCTTGCCGGCAGCCTTACTGCAATACCAACAGCTCGAACTGTCACGGTGGATGAGGATGTTTTCATCGaaagcaagaagagaaaagcAATGGAACAATCCACCAGCAACTACCAAAGCATTTCTCCAGCAGTTTCCACAACTGAAATCGGAGGAAACACCAGTACCAGGAAAAGGAAT AGATTAGGCAAagggaagaaaggaaagagcAATGAGAAACAACCAGAGAAAGCAGAGGAAGTAATTCATGTTAGAGCAAGAAGGGGCCAAGCTACTGACAGTCACAGTTTAGCAGAAAGG gtaagaagagagaaaataaatgagaaaatgaGGTGCTTGCAAGACCTTGTTCCTGGATGCCACAAGGTAAAACTTTCCCAG ACAATGGGGATGGCGGTTATGCTGGACGAGATAATCAATTATGTTCATTCATTACAGAATCAAGTAGAG TTTCTTTCAATGGAGCTTGCTGCTGCCAGTTCTGCCTATGACTTGAACTTGGAAACGGAGTGCATCAAAAAGGCACAG GGGACAAATTCACATGCGGCACAACAGATGGAGAAATGGGCAAGGGATAGATATGGAGAACAGAATTGCTTCCATTCGACATGGCCACTTTGA